The segment CGGATGGAGGCGGGCGCAAAGATCATCGGTCAGTCTCCGGTCGGTGCTGCGGTCGACGCAGCGGAGATCCGGTTGCAGCGTGCACGGCAGGTCAGGGTGCAGATGAGCGCTGACTACGAGGCCAAAGTTGCGGCACTGGGTGCTCGTGGGGCGAAGCCGAAAGGAACTGCTCCGGTGCCGGTGGAGTCTCATTACACGGTGGTGCGGGCGCGGGCGGCGTTGGCGAAAGCTCGAGCCCGCCGACGTGACCGGGAGAACAGTGCGCCGGTGATCTGCCGCAACATCACCGATCCGCAGTCGCGAGTGCAGCCGATCCGTGGTGGCGGATGGGTGCAGGGTTACAACTGTCAAGCATTCACCACCGAGGACGGGATCATCATCGCGACCGGTGTCGGGATCAACCCCAACGACTCCGGTTACTACCCGGACATGGTCGCGAAGGCCATCGCTGCCGCCGACACGATCGTCGCGACGAAAACTGCCACAGATTCACCGCCGGTCACCGACACGGTCTGCGGATCCGATGCCGGTGCCGGTGAGGCTGCGATCGGGATCATGCTTTTCGATGCCGGGTACTGCTCGAACGCCAATCTCGATGCACCCGGCCCGGACAGGTTGATCGCCACCGGCACCACCCGTGATCTCGAAGCCGCTGCCCACGCCGCCGCGGCGAGCAACACCGAAGATGCACCGGTGCAACAGAGTTCGCTCGATAAGATGCGGGAGAGGTTGGCGACACCGGACGGGATCGCGACCTACCGCACACGCTCGCATATCGCCGAGACACCGTTCGGGCATGCCAAACACAATCTCGGATTTCGTCGCTTCACAGGTCGAGGACTCGACCGAGCGGCCAGTGAATGGTCATTTCACGCAGCGGTTCACAACATCGGCAAAATCCTCACCCGCCTCGCGGCCGCCCCCACAACGGCACCGGCCTGAACAGTGAGTGACCGGGCCCTACCGGGCCCGGCCACACCGACCGACCTCACACAGCCGATCAGTTCACCCGCTCACTCGCGCCAAAACGCAACGGCCCGCAGAGGTCGAGTTTCCGCGCACGTGCGGCGCAGCCGCTCTAACTGTCGAAGCCGAGACCCAGCGCATCCATTCCCTTCAGCCACAGTCCCCGTCGTCCCTCGTTGCGGTCTGCTCGGGCGAATTGTGCACGCGTGATGTTGATGCCGATGAACTTGAGGGGCTCGGGTGGAAACGGCAGCGGCTTGCTGCGCACCATCTTCAGGCGTGTTCGTTCGGTGTCCTTGCCGTCCAATAGATCGAGAGCGGTGCGGGCCCCGAAGTGCGACGCGCCGACGCCGAGTCCGGTGAACCCGGCCACCGAGGCCACCCGTCCGTCCATTCCGAGATCCCAGAAGGCGCTGAACCGCGAGCACGTGTCGATCGATCCGCCCCAGGCGTGGGTGGCGCGAATTCCTTCGAGGCTCGGGAACATCTGCAGCAGGTGTTCGGCGAGCAGTGCGAACTCTTCGGGATGTTGGGTTCGGCGCGGGTCGGTGTCGCTACCGTAGAAGTAGTGCGCGTCCCACCCGCCGAACAGGATGCGATCGTCCGCCGTCAACCGGAAGTAGTGGAATCGGTTGCCGGAGTCGGCCAATCCTTCGCGGCCGGACCAGCCGATGTCGGCGAGCTGCGACGGACTCAGCGGCTCGGTCATGATCACGTAGTCCCATACCGGGACGATCCAGTGACGGAGTTTGCGGCGCAACGATTTCGATGCCGAGGTGGCCAGCAGGACCTTGGCGGCCTCGATGGTGCCGTATCCCGTCTTCACTCGAATTCCGTTGCCGGACTTGTCGATCGACAGCGCCCGAGTGTTCTCGTGAATGCGAACGCCGCGCGACTCGGCCGCGTCGGCCAGGCCCCAGGCGAGTTTGGCGGGATCGATCATCGCAACGTCGGGGTCGAACAGTGCGCCCCGCGCCATCGGCGAGGTGACTCTCGACGCCACCGCAGCGGCGTCGAGATACTCCATCGGCTGATACAACCGCGTCGCCTCGTCGCCGAGCTCACGCAGGTCGTCCACCTGCCAGTCGAAATTGGCGATGTCCAACTCGCCGGTGCGCTCGATGTCTGCGTCGATTCCGTACCGGTCCGCAGTCGCGCAGATCGCGTCGAGCGTCTCGGTGCCCATGCGCAGCAGCTCGGGTAGTTCGTCGGCGTAGCGGTCGAGTCCGTTGCTCAGTCCGTGCGTCAGGCTGGCCGCGCAGAAGCCGCCGTTGCGTCCGGTTGCGCCCTCCGCGATGCGGTCACCTTCGAGCAACACGATCGATCTGTCGGGATTCTCTTCGGCGGCGTGCACCGCCGCCCACAGGCCGGTGAACCCGCCGCCGACGATCACCAGATCCGCTGTCGCAGAGCCGGTGTGCCGACTGCGCGGAGCGGGGCGTTCGGGACGGTCGAGCCAGTAGG is part of the Rhodococcus sp. SBT000017 genome and harbors:
- a CDS encoding transposase encodes the protein MVGRLECRGAPSLWVGENVVVAKGYRPVDRDQQFLIPPDMREWLPAEHPVWTLIDIVDTHLDTSAFHTGRRLGGVGRAGYDPDMLLTLLIWSWSQGQRSSRRIESACADVVSYRVICAGDIPDHVTISRFRKDNHAACAALFAQVLILAARVGLGSLGTIALDGVKIASNASLSANRSESGLRAAAEAEAAKIAAAAAAAHAAGDDADDELYGPDDPGPGHVPKDLADPKSRSARIAEALAQIEAEKAAARAAEQAAAKGHLERMEAGAKIIGQSPVGAAVDAAEIRLQRARQVRVQMSADYEAKVAALGARGAKPKGTAPVPVESHYTVVRARAALAKARARRRDRENSAPVICRNITDPQSRVQPIRGGGWVQGYNCQAFTTEDGIIIATGVGINPNDSGYYPDMVAKAIAAADTIVATKTATDSPPVTDTVCGSDAGAGEAAIGIMLFDAGYCSNANLDAPGPDRLIATGTTRDLEAAAHAAAASNTEDAPVQQSSLDKMRERLATPDGIATYRTRSHIAETPFGHAKHNLGFRRFTGRGLDRAASEWSFHAAVHNIGKILTRLAAAPTTAPA
- a CDS encoding FAD-binding oxidoreductase, coding for MSASWATAPTERGVAMVAGAAPESYWLDRPERPAPRSRHTGSATADLVIVGGGFTGLWAAVHAAEENPDRSIVLLEGDRIAEGATGRNGGFCAASLTHGLSNGLDRYADELPELLRMGTETLDAICATADRYGIDADIERTGELDIANFDWQVDDLRELGDEATRLYQPMEYLDAAAVASRVTSPMARGALFDPDVAMIDPAKLAWGLADAAESRGVRIHENTRALSIDKSGNGIRVKTGYGTIEAAKVLLATSASKSLRRKLRHWIVPVWDYVIMTEPLSPSQLADIGWSGREGLADSGNRFHYFRLTADDRILFGGWDAHYFYGSDTDPRRTQHPEEFALLAEHLLQMFPSLEGIRATHAWGGSIDTCSRFSAFWDLGMDGRVASVAGFTGLGVGASHFGARTALDLLDGKDTERTRLKMVRSKPLPFPPEPLKFIGINITRAQFARADRNEGRRGLWLKGMDALGLGFDS